One window of the Pseudomonas knackmussii B13 genome contains the following:
- a CDS encoding nitrilase family protein has product MSVSRPVTVACCQLAPSVGDLAHNRRLGERAIREAALRGAQVVVLPELAQSGYVFHDLAEALALSETPEGPTLQLWQALARELEIVIVGGFCERLDDERVANSAALVDAGGVRAIYRKAHLWDGENAIFTAGSEAPPVVETAFGRLAVMICYDLEFPEWVRLPALAGAELLCAPVNWPWGPRPALERPAEVVRVQANASINRLFIAACDRHGSERGVEWVQGSVIVDADGYPQAGPEGEGGEQLLLATLNLAEARNKRISRYNHLHQDRRPSLYDEGGLLG; this is encoded by the coding sequence ATGAGCGTTTCCAGACCTGTCACCGTAGCCTGCTGCCAGCTGGCACCCAGCGTTGGCGACCTGGCCCACAACCGCCGCCTCGGCGAGCGGGCCATCCGCGAGGCCGCGCTGCGCGGCGCGCAGGTGGTGGTGTTGCCGGAGCTGGCGCAGAGCGGCTACGTCTTCCATGACTTGGCCGAGGCGCTGGCGCTGTCCGAAACGCCGGAGGGCCCGACCCTCCAGCTGTGGCAGGCGCTGGCGCGGGAGCTGGAGATCGTCATCGTCGGTGGCTTCTGCGAGCGCCTGGACGACGAGCGCGTGGCCAACAGCGCAGCGCTGGTGGATGCCGGCGGCGTGCGGGCCATCTACCGCAAGGCGCACCTGTGGGATGGCGAGAACGCTATCTTCACCGCCGGCAGCGAGGCGCCGCCGGTAGTGGAGACGGCCTTCGGGCGGCTCGCGGTGATGATCTGCTACGACCTGGAATTCCCGGAGTGGGTGCGCTTGCCGGCCCTCGCGGGCGCCGAGCTGCTCTGCGCGCCGGTGAACTGGCCGTGGGGGCCGCGTCCAGCGCTGGAGCGCCCGGCGGAAGTGGTGCGGGTGCAGGCCAATGCGTCGATCAACCGCCTGTTCATCGCCGCCTGCGACCGTCACGGCAGCGAGCGCGGGGTGGAGTGGGTGCAGGGTTCGGTGATCGTCGATGCCGACGGTTATCCACAAGCCGGCCCGGAGGGAGAGGGCGGCGAGCAGCTCCTGCTGGCCACCCTGAACCTGGCGGAAGCGCGCAACAAACGCATCAGCCGCTACAACCACCTGCACCAGGACCGCCGGCCGAGCCTTTATGACGAAGGCGGATTGCTGGGCTAA
- a CDS encoding zinc-dependent alcohol dehydrogenase family protein: MRAMLLEQIGQPLQLRELPMPQPGPGELRVRVAACGVCRTDLHVVDGELPPAPLPIIPGHEIVGHVDALGAGVEGFTLGQRVGVPWLGHTCGHCSHCTHERENLCDTPQFTGYTRPGGYAEYVVADARYTFALGNAGDDADLAPLLCAGLIGWRSLDKGGAAPRLGLYGFGAAAHIVLQVARWQGREVYAFSRPGDRAAEAFARSLGAAWAGPSDQLPPQPLDAAIIYAPAGELVPAALRAVRKGGRVVCAGIHMSDIPSFPYAILWGEREVVSVANLTRQDGLDFFPIAAQAGVRTEVHRYPLEQANQALDDLRHGRFQGAAVLVP, from the coding sequence ATGCGCGCCATGCTGCTCGAACAGATCGGCCAGCCGCTGCAACTGCGCGAGCTGCCGATGCCGCAACCCGGCCCCGGCGAACTGCGCGTTCGCGTGGCGGCATGCGGGGTGTGCCGGACCGATCTGCATGTGGTCGACGGCGAGCTGCCGCCGGCGCCGCTGCCGATCATTCCCGGGCACGAGATCGTCGGCCATGTCGATGCCCTTGGCGCAGGCGTTGAGGGTTTCACCCTCGGGCAGCGCGTCGGCGTGCCCTGGCTGGGGCATACCTGCGGGCACTGCTCGCACTGCACCCATGAGCGGGAAAACCTCTGCGACACACCGCAATTCACCGGCTACACCCGGCCCGGCGGCTACGCCGAATACGTGGTAGCCGACGCGCGCTACACCTTCGCCCTGGGGAATGCCGGAGACGACGCCGACCTGGCTCCCCTGCTCTGCGCCGGGCTGATCGGCTGGCGATCGCTGGACAAGGGGGGCGCCGCCCCGCGCCTCGGCCTGTACGGCTTCGGCGCGGCAGCGCATATCGTTTTGCAGGTGGCGCGCTGGCAAGGGCGCGAGGTCTATGCCTTCAGCCGGCCCGGTGACCGCGCCGCCGAAGCCTTCGCCCGGTCGCTGGGCGCCGCCTGGGCCGGCCCTTCCGACCAGTTACCGCCGCAGCCATTGGATGCGGCGATCATCTACGCCCCAGCTGGCGAACTGGTGCCCGCCGCGCTGCGCGCCGTGCGCAAGGGTGGCCGGGTAGTCTGCGCCGGCATCCACATGAGCGACATCCCGAGCTTCCCCTACGCGATCCTCTGGGGTGAGCGCGAAGTCGTCTCGGTGGCCAACCTCACCCGCCAGGACGGCCTCGACTTCTTCCCGATCGCCGCCCAAGCGGGCGTGCGCACCGAGGTCCATCGCTACCCGCTGGAGCAGGCCAACCAGGCCCTGGACGACCTGCGCCACGGGCGCTTCCAGGGCGCGGCAGTGCTGGTGCCTTAG
- a CDS encoding Orn/Lys/Arg decarboxylase N-terminal domain-containing protein, with protein MSFDRMFDFLLCSSTSEPRSFSSTRLGQVADELIRLGYGVSFTDPPADACSAVRADAAIGCIVVEWSMSEPENEVEAFVQFVRERGLEVPIFILAERHRLDEIPVQVLGQVSGYVFIEEDTPAFVARNLASHLRNYAESLKTPFFGAMVDYADEANQMWTCPGHNGGVFYQKSPVGRAFVKHFGEAVFRNDLDNSVIELGDLLVHEGPALAAQQAAARIFGAERTYFVLNGTSTSNKIALTALVAPGDLVLFDRNNHKAAHHGALLLGGGLPVYLPTTRNAHGLIGPIDYSALDETRIREAIRSHPLVKDPEAWRKEKPFRVAVIEQCTYDGTIYSAQQLVEKLGPLCEYMLFDEAWAGFMKFHPIYRGRFAMGVEGLDASAPGLIATQSTHKQLAGFSQASQIHVKDAHLDGQRRQVSHRRFNEMFLQHASTSPFYPLFASLDVGAQMMRGRSGEVLWDDTIRLGIELRKKIRALRDEYEAMQTDPARRWFFEPFVPTLAPAAPGAAGALRRWEDVPTDELASDPRYWELAPGETWHGFGTLAPGYAMTDPNKMTLLTPGFDRATGNYAEHGIPASVLAQFLRECRIVPEKNDLNSILFPLTPGLESSKAGTLLSALVRFKQLHDDNALLDDALPAFVAAHHERYAGMGLRDLCAQMHAFYRQWDVSRLQRQPFEAEHFPEPAMLPQEAMHALVRNDVELLPIDQIQGRIAATLALVYPPGIGVVVPGERYDGRAQPMLDYFRMFEEAGNLFPGFENEIQGVYRRVGSDGRTRLHTYVVIE; from the coding sequence ATGTCTTTCGATCGAATGTTCGACTTCCTGTTGTGCAGCTCGACCAGCGAGCCGCGCAGCTTTTCCTCGACCCGGCTCGGCCAGGTCGCCGACGAACTGATCCGCCTCGGCTATGGCGTCTCTTTCACGGACCCCCCCGCCGATGCCTGCTCGGCGGTACGCGCGGATGCGGCGATCGGCTGCATCGTCGTCGAGTGGTCGATGTCGGAGCCGGAGAACGAAGTCGAGGCGTTCGTGCAGTTCGTGCGCGAGCGCGGCCTCGAGGTGCCGATCTTCATCCTCGCGGAGCGCCACCGGCTCGACGAAATCCCGGTGCAGGTGCTCGGGCAGGTGAGCGGCTACGTGTTCATCGAGGAAGACACCCCGGCGTTCGTCGCACGCAATCTCGCGAGCCACCTGCGCAACTATGCCGAGTCGCTGAAGACACCGTTCTTCGGCGCCATGGTCGACTACGCGGACGAAGCGAACCAGATGTGGACCTGCCCCGGTCACAACGGTGGCGTCTTCTACCAGAAGAGCCCGGTCGGCCGAGCCTTCGTCAAGCATTTCGGCGAAGCGGTGTTCCGCAACGACCTCGACAACTCGGTGATCGAGCTCGGCGACCTGCTCGTGCACGAAGGGCCGGCGCTGGCCGCGCAGCAGGCAGCCGCGCGCATCTTCGGCGCCGAGAGGACCTACTTCGTGCTCAATGGCACGTCCACCTCGAACAAGATCGCGCTGACCGCGCTCGTCGCGCCGGGTGACCTGGTGCTGTTCGACCGCAACAACCACAAGGCCGCACACCACGGCGCGCTGCTGCTCGGCGGCGGCCTCCCGGTGTATCTGCCGACCACGCGCAACGCGCACGGGCTCATCGGTCCGATCGACTACTCGGCACTCGATGAGACGCGTATACGCGAAGCGATCCGCAGCCATCCCCTCGTGAAAGACCCGGAGGCATGGCGAAAGGAGAAACCGTTCCGCGTGGCAGTCATCGAGCAATGCACCTACGACGGCACGATCTACAGCGCGCAGCAACTCGTCGAAAAGCTCGGCCCGCTATGCGAATACATGCTCTTCGACGAGGCATGGGCCGGCTTCATGAAGTTTCACCCGATCTATCGCGGACGCTTCGCGATGGGCGTCGAAGGGCTGGACGCCAGCGCCCCCGGCCTCATCGCGACGCAATCGACGCACAAGCAGCTGGCCGGCTTCTCGCAGGCCTCGCAGATCCACGTGAAGGACGCCCACCTCGACGGCCAGCGCCGCCAGGTCAGCCACCGGCGCTTCAACGAGATGTTCCTGCAGCACGCCTCGACGTCGCCTTTCTATCCGCTCTTCGCCTCGCTCGACGTCGGGGCGCAGATGATGCGCGGACGCTCCGGCGAGGTGCTGTGGGACGACACGATTCGCCTGGGCATCGAACTGCGCAAGAAGATCCGGGCGCTGCGCGACGAGTACGAGGCGATGCAGACCGACCCGGCACGCCGCTGGTTCTTCGAGCCGTTCGTGCCGACGCTCGCGCCTGCAGCGCCCGGCGCAGCGGGTGCGCTGCGGCGCTGGGAGGACGTGCCCACCGACGAACTCGCGTCAGACCCGCGCTACTGGGAACTGGCGCCAGGCGAAACCTGGCACGGCTTCGGCACGCTGGCGCCCGGCTACGCGATGACCGATCCGAACAAGATGACGCTGCTGACGCCCGGCTTCGACCGCGCGACCGGTAACTACGCCGAACACGGCATCCCTGCGTCGGTGCTCGCGCAATTCCTGCGCGAATGCCGGATCGTGCCGGAGAAGAACGACCTGAACAGCATCCTGTTCCCGCTCACGCCCGGGCTCGAATCATCGAAGGCAGGCACGTTGCTCTCCGCACTCGTGCGCTTCAAGCAGTTGCACGACGACAACGCGCTGCTCGACGACGCGCTCCCCGCGTTCGTCGCCGCGCATCACGAGCGCTATGCGGGCATGGGCCTGCGCGACCTATGCGCTCAGATGCACGCGTTCTACCGCCAATGGGACGTGAGCCGGCTGCAACGCCAGCCGTTCGAAGCGGAGCATTTCCCCGAGCCCGCAATGCTCCCGCAGGAAGCGATGCACGCACTCGTGCGCAACGACGTCGAGCTACTGCCCATCGACCAGATCCAGGGCCGCATCGCAGCGACGCTGGCGCTGGTCTATCCACCGGGCATCGGCGTGGTCGTGCCAGGCGAGCGCTACGATGGGCGCGCCCAGCCGATGCTCGACTATTTCCGCATGTTCGAGGAGGCCGGCAACCTGTTTCCCGGCTTCGAAAACGAGATCCAGGGGGTCTACCGCCGGGTCGGAAGCGATGGTCGTACGCGACTGCATACCTATGTCGTGATCGAATGA
- the ychF gene encoding redox-regulated ATPase YchF, with protein MGFNCGIVGLPNVGKSTLFNALTKSGIAAENFPFCTIEPNSGIVPMPDARLDALAEIVKPERVIPTTMEFVDIAGLVAGASKGEGLGNKFLANIRETDAIAHVVRCFEDDNVIHVSNSVDPKRDIEIIDLELIFADLDSCEKQLQKVARNAKGGDKEAVAQKALLEKLIAHFTAGKPARSLLKDMGDEEKRLVRGFHLLTSKPVMYIANVAEEGFENNPHLDAVRAIAAEEGAVVVPVCNKIEAEIAELDDDEEKQMFLETMGMEEPGLNRVIRAGYELLNLQTYFTAGVKEVRAWTVRIGATAPQAAAVIHTDFEKGFIRAEVVAYDDFIQFKGEQGAKEAGKWRLEGKDYIVKDGDVMHFRFNV; from the coding sequence ATGGGCTTCAACTGCGGCATCGTCGGCTTGCCCAACGTCGGCAAATCCACCCTGTTCAACGCCCTGACCAAATCGGGTATCGCGGCGGAGAACTTCCCCTTCTGCACCATCGAGCCGAACAGCGGCATCGTGCCGATGCCCGACGCACGCCTCGACGCCCTGGCCGAGATCGTCAAGCCCGAGCGCGTGATCCCGACGACCATGGAGTTCGTCGACATCGCCGGCCTGGTGGCAGGTGCCTCCAAGGGTGAAGGCCTGGGCAACAAGTTCCTCGCCAACATCCGCGAGACCGACGCCATCGCCCACGTGGTGCGCTGCTTCGAGGACGACAACGTCATCCACGTCAGCAACAGCGTCGACCCCAAGCGCGACATCGAGATCATCGACCTCGAACTGATCTTCGCCGACCTCGACAGCTGCGAGAAGCAACTGCAGAAGGTCGCGCGCAACGCCAAGGGCGGCGACAAGGAAGCAGTGGCGCAGAAAGCCCTGCTGGAAAAACTCATCGCCCACTTCACCGCCGGCAAGCCTGCGCGCAGCCTGCTCAAGGACATGGGTGACGAAGAGAAGCGCCTGGTGCGCGGCTTCCACCTGCTGACCAGCAAGCCGGTGATGTACATCGCCAACGTCGCCGAGGAAGGCTTCGAGAACAACCCGCACCTCGACGCCGTGCGCGCCATCGCTGCCGAGGAAGGCGCCGTGGTCGTGCCGGTGTGCAACAAGATCGAAGCGGAAATCGCCGAACTCGACGACGACGAAGAGAAGCAGATGTTCCTCGAGACCATGGGCATGGAAGAGCCGGGCCTGAACCGCGTGATCCGCGCAGGTTACGAGCTGCTCAACCTGCAGACCTACTTCACCGCTGGCGTGAAGGAAGTCCGCGCCTGGACCGTCCGCATCGGCGCCACCGCCCCGCAAGCCGCGGCCGTGATCCACACCGACTTCGAAAAAGGCTTCATCCGCGCCGAAGTGGTCGCCTACGACGACTTCATCCAGTTCAAGGGCGAACAGGGTGCCAAGGAAGCCGGCAAATGGCGCCTGGAAGGCAAGGACTACATCGTCAAGGACGGCGACGTGATGCACTTCCGCTTCAACGTCTAA
- the pth gene encoding aminoacyl-tRNA hydrolase: protein MTAVQLIVGLGNPGPEYEQTRHNAGALFVERLADRERVSLSLDKKYFGLVGKFSHQGRDVRLLIPTTYMNRSGQAVAALAGFFRIPVEAILVAHDELDMPPGTAKLKKGGGHGGHNGLRDIIAQLGNQNGFHRLRLGIGHPGHSSLVSGFVLGRAPRSEQDLLDASIDSALGVLPEMLAGDWTRAMQKLHSPKA, encoded by the coding sequence GTGACTGCCGTGCAACTGATCGTTGGCCTGGGTAACCCAGGCCCGGAATACGAACAGACCCGGCATAACGCGGGGGCCCTTTTCGTTGAGCGCCTGGCCGACCGCGAACGCGTCAGCCTGAGCCTCGACAAGAAGTACTTCGGCCTGGTCGGCAAGTTCAGCCACCAGGGCCGCGACGTTCGTCTGCTCATCCCCACCACCTACATGAACCGCAGCGGCCAGGCCGTAGCGGCGCTCGCCGGGTTCTTCCGCATCCCGGTCGAAGCCATCCTGGTGGCCCACGACGAACTCGACATGCCTCCGGGCACCGCCAAGCTCAAGAAGGGCGGCGGGCACGGCGGGCACAACGGGCTGCGCGACATCATCGCCCAGCTCGGCAACCAGAACGGTTTCCACCGCCTGCGGCTTGGCATCGGCCATCCGGGGCACAGCAGCCTGGTTTCCGGCTTCGTCCTCGGCCGCGCCCCGCGCAGCGAACAGGACCTGCTCGACGCCAGCATCGATTCCGCCCTCGGCGTGCTGCCGGAAATGCTCGCAGGCGACTGGACGCGCGCGATGCAGAAGCTGCACAGCCCGAAGGCCTGA
- a CDS encoding 50S ribosomal protein L25/general stress protein Ctc, protein MVDFVLNAQARSDLGKGASRRLRRNAGLVPAVIYGGDKAPASVTLELREVAKLLENEAAFSHVIALSVDGAKETVLIKALQRHPAKGYVMHADFLRVVADHKLTAHVPLHFLNEETAVGVKQGGGEVSHVISEVEVSCLPKDLPEFIEVDLAKVEVGQIVHLSDLKLPKGVELVQLAHGNDLAVANIHASRVVKEEGEGAAE, encoded by the coding sequence ATGGTTGATTTTGTACTGAATGCCCAAGCGCGTTCCGACCTGGGGAAAGGTGCGAGCCGCCGCCTGCGTCGTAATGCCGGCCTGGTTCCTGCGGTCATCTACGGTGGCGACAAAGCCCCGGCTTCCGTGACCCTGGAACTGCGCGAAGTAGCCAAGCTGCTGGAAAACGAGGCTGCCTTCAGCCACGTGATCGCCCTCAGCGTCGACGGCGCCAAGGAAACCGTGCTGATCAAAGCCCTGCAGCGCCACCCGGCCAAAGGCTACGTCATGCACGCTGACTTCCTGCGCGTCGTTGCCGACCACAAGCTGACCGCTCACGTTCCGCTGCACTTCCTGAACGAAGAAACCGCAGTTGGCGTCAAGCAAGGCGGCGGCGAAGTTTCGCACGTCATCTCCGAAGTCGAAGTTTCCTGCCTGCCGAAAGACCTGCCGGAATTCATCGAAGTCGACCTGGCGAAAGTCGAAGTCGGTCAGATCGTTCACCTGTCCGACCTCAAGCTGCCGAAAGGCGTGGAACTGGTTCAGCTGGCTCATGGCAATGACCTGGCCGTTGCCAACATCCACGCTTCCCGCGTAGTTAAAGAAGAAGGCGAAGGCGCCGCCGAGTAA